One region of Chlorobiota bacterium genomic DNA includes:
- a CDS encoding OmpA family protein, producing the protein MLLRSFLSAISVLLITAVLATAQPRPVLVVMTQGTGLTTQVWNATATPPTFLQRQNEAGAYLTLLTGMQGSWLSVLSFGSQFVGPQQVRMSPEPSGLGMPGLWAQGYSITDIGWSQKNWAVVASSAVGYGEQTVLAAATFPEAEIKAKLSQGFAVTSITHGDTLWAAVLTRNTPFTSQIFITSVGDFPDAEIQQRMQEGYRITDAGFGGGKWVIVLSQGGDYGRQVYQVDSSWSEEETTKFINSYWSRGFSITTIVNTTLWPSFGSGNNQGIQVHLTQQATPAEVGWYDSFIRVNAPSEDAFLAVQRLAGMYVEQKQWKQAADVYRKYQHLFPAMSDRFNRSVQILESPEEDSKIQDAGLGVNTQRGGEYVPVPTADGNGLFFTGRERPDGVGGEDIYFSTLQNGVWGKAQLVKELSTGNSEATTAVSADANQLVVFSASAPQRFGGGDLYLTERTPNGWGPLQLLPKPINSEFWDSDGMITSDGNAILFTSERPGGVGQFQPKDRYFHGETWGNTDIYVCLKTATGWSNPINLGPTINTPFAERTPFLHPDGKTLYFSTSGREGFGTLDVFKTTRLREDSWTEWSPPVHLGKSFNTIGSDWGYKVTTDGQQAFFAAGNTIGTSTSEDIFWIPLPKTLRPDPVATIRGVVTDPAGKPLIADIKWEDLGARKAIGQLKTDPQNGVYFITVPLGKNYGYYAEKKGYYPVTNNVDLRKTKEAVNLTVNITLVPIKEVAEEGMAVRINNVFFDTDKSDLKPESRVELDRLAELIKSYPKARVEIAGYTDNVAGDAYNQQLSQRRAQAVVDYLISAGIERTRLVPKGNGEKNPVASNDTDEGRSLNRRVEFRFLKK; encoded by the coding sequence ATGCTTTTACGTTCTTTCCTTTCCGCTATCAGCGTTCTTCTGATAACCGCCGTATTGGCCACCGCCCAGCCGCGCCCCGTGTTGGTGGTGATGACGCAAGGCACAGGCCTTACCACCCAAGTCTGGAACGCAACCGCCACGCCCCCCACCTTCCTTCAGCGGCAGAACGAAGCCGGGGCATATCTAACATTGCTTACGGGAATGCAAGGCTCGTGGCTTAGCGTCCTCTCGTTCGGAAGCCAGTTCGTTGGACCGCAGCAAGTTCGGATGTCGCCGGAGCCGTCGGGGTTGGGGATGCCAGGGTTGTGGGCGCAGGGGTACAGCATCACCGATATCGGTTGGTCCCAGAAAAACTGGGCAGTGGTGGCCAGCAGTGCGGTGGGGTATGGCGAGCAGACGGTGCTTGCAGCAGCAACCTTCCCCGAAGCGGAGATTAAAGCAAAGTTGAGCCAGGGATTTGCCGTCACCTCAATCACCCATGGCGACACCCTTTGGGCCGCCGTCCTTACCCGCAACACCCCCTTCACCAGCCAGATATTTATCACCAGCGTCGGCGATTTTCCCGATGCCGAAATCCAGCAGCGGATGCAAGAAGGATACCGCATCACCGATGCCGGATTTGGCGGCGGTAAATGGGTGATCGTCCTTTCGCAAGGGGGGGATTATGGGCGCCAGGTATATCAAGTGGATAGCAGCTGGAGCGAAGAAGAGACCACGAAGTTCATCAACAGCTACTGGAGCCGTGGGTTCAGCATCACCACTATTGTCAACACCACGCTTTGGCCGTCGTTCGGTTCGGGGAACAACCAGGGGATTCAGGTGCATCTAACCCAGCAAGCCACCCCGGCGGAGGTTGGTTGGTACGACTCCTTCATCCGCGTTAATGCTCCGTCGGAGGATGCCTTCCTTGCTGTGCAAAGGCTTGCCGGGATGTATGTGGAGCAAAAGCAGTGGAAGCAAGCCGCTGATGTTTATCGGAAGTATCAGCATCTGTTCCCCGCAATGAGCGACCGGTTCAACCGCTCCGTCCAAATCTTGGAATCGCCGGAAGAAGACTCTAAAATCCAAGATGCCGGGCTTGGGGTGAACACCCAACGCGGCGGCGAGTACGTTCCGGTCCCCACCGCCGATGGCAATGGATTGTTCTTCACCGGAAGGGAACGCCCCGATGGAGTTGGCGGTGAGGATATCTACTTTTCCACATTGCAAAACGGAGTGTGGGGAAAAGCTCAGTTGGTGAAAGAACTCAGCACCGGGAACAGTGAAGCCACCACAGCGGTTTCCGCCGACGCTAACCAGTTGGTGGTGTTCAGCGCAAGCGCGCCGCAACGCTTTGGCGGCGGCGACCTGTACCTGACCGAGCGCACCCCGAACGGCTGGGGGCCGCTGCAACTTCTTCCCAAACCAATCAACAGCGAGTTTTGGGACAGCGACGGGATGATTACCAGCGACGGCAACGCCATCCTGTTCACCTCCGAACGCCCGGGCGGCGTTGGCCAGTTCCAGCCGAAGGATCGCTATTTCCACGGGGAGACGTGGGGGAACACCGACATCTACGTCTGCCTGAAAACCGCAACCGGATGGAGCAACCCCATCAACCTTGGCCCGACGATTAACACCCCCTTTGCCGAACGGACCCCCTTCCTTCACCCCGACGGAAAGACCCTCTATTTCAGCACATCAGGGAGGGAAGGGTTCGGCACGTTGGATGTGTTCAAAACCACGCGGCTTCGGGAAGATTCTTGGACCGAATGGAGCCCGCCGGTGCATCTTGGAAAATCGTTCAACACCATCGGCTCCGATTGGGGCTACAAAGTAACCACCGATGGCCAGCAAGCCTTCTTCGCCGCCGGGAACACCATCGGGACATCAACATCGGAAGATATTTTTTGGATACCGCTTCCAAAAACCTTGCGGCCCGACCCCGTTGCCACCATCCGTGGCGTTGTCACGGACCCCGCAGGGAAGCCGTTGATTGCCGACATTAAGTGGGAAGATTTGGGGGCGCGGAAAGCGATTGGCCAACTAAAAACCGACCCGCAGAACGGTGTCTACTTTATCACCGTTCCGCTGGGGAAAAACTACGGCTACTATGCCGAGAAAAAAGGCTACTACCCGGTAACGAACAACGTTGACCTGCGGAAAACAAAGGAGGCCGTGAACCTGACCGTCAACATCACCCTTGTTCCCATCAAGGAGGTTGCCGAGGAAGGAATGGCCGTGCGGATCAACAACGTCTTTTTCGACACCGACAAATCCGACCTGAAACCGGAATCCCGCGTGGAGCTGGATCGCCTTGCCGAGCTGATTAAAAGCTATCCAAAAGCCCGGGTGGAGATTGCTGGCTACACCGATAACGTTGCCGGCGATGCCTACAACCAGCAGCTGTCGCAGCGGCGCGCGCAAGCCGTTGTTGACTATCTGATCTCCGCCGGAATTGAGCGCACACGGCTGGTCCCGAAAGGGAACGGCGAGAAGAACCCGGTGGCATCGAACGACACCGATGAGGGCCGCTCGCTCAATCGCCGGGTGGAGTTCCGGTTCTTGAAAAAGTAA
- a CDS encoding T9SS type A sorting domain-containing protein has product MADTFPRQRYREISHRTDLYWRPHDNGPGPLHPSQPSGREQALDIRVYWTGAEKAALRSVAFRDSLGELVLGKSQNSITFRDSLIREARRILQGSPTAAPTAPLHPAIFRLEVGHENHPSAYAGYIAMDRLIRETFNKAPHATASDSVAAINVKDNPNAHWYEMSDQREHTIETYFNNPFDVDSMFGNFTTWKPMSNLFTVPHEAVPAIGEHNGGRFTIPETNVSDTGIENYESSIQRMMLGRAFAWQLPGDDQFPFSGNALSHLSQGALICRDRRIRMVQYVGTIRSMDFRKNKPLTPEDTLMDTIMSHVPEAAELRAMANLGLAWNAKGITWWNFGDCKLYNLDSGARFQQCCIGNRKCDDLFGFQDNFDDTIPINTGGYLLVPGLYVGRHNIMTEIQWLNKNWFDTIGGRLMYLTWRNAYSADASAPWPGSEEPADSITRPLPSSEIITEVKSYKLNDTIPDSTHRTFVEVGFFDKLTGQTSSQPDPKKDTHYVVVVNRRMFERPADISPTSARGQLMDSLAENRRIRLKFNLLRKDFAQYEFIHVREYAPDLTPLAGTSTQRTPTSVTIPADGYAEIALRPGGAALLEIVYKQPDESLIAGKLQTNNQHKMVYVNGRYYCVYTKDTTRWVNCPNMTPQPISSSFVFLRRSLPVDTTGTILWEPIEDSVDYDDPCNFLTDNLHPALTVRRTGLNGAFTVVTVTWTAHVRDTNSNVVRAVYARDIGIGSLGTRSFGNIERVAYYHPTDPNKVACNDVRNVWGTPVVCRTSNGYFFVYSSATAGIVARVRKYTPGLLWPITGAYSGYDSISLHNGEQGGYGYSLYPSVPAFAHEGSGDSSCGIVWQQVHSRRVDYKDAYSGDTIALNYEIRYARLKQVPGVGGAPALAQSYRNFRFANNANGPVAIDGYTIGFNDYRNPCIDQTQDIYGRLQEMVTFQSLEQKNLPLFTINTSQQYSTAWDLFYVLRMRSIYTDPQEKSWLWGAFNLVQYNSTSSRPSDWVYKHGLNATVGSLNDLTAAVSTSPVAFFSIAYTTPNRSGMRQTTARYTEPLDSARKKDALYTYGGTYPQASCAPQHQATREAVLYQSGTGGTVLRTTRQFFARTRPSGYLAHGRSLAFSVDDSSQSAFHASLFDLWYATDSVSVPLHLAALPSYEHMELDSLPQVPVLFRTGAFQAHDSVAIGFSLRGEFSGVIDTLNLSRVRLRLELMDAVADTVVAVVDSGSVTMAAPQHGRSGDSVLDLLSGSYYLRLRLDTMNIPAVVWNPNGAPRYPVVDLHGWMEDGGFGKVRREGAASSAEARISAQPNPFTATTEVRFSIPVSGTAAVRVFDPLGRPVAEVVPEQWMEVGRYAVEFDGSGLQPGTYLIELMLDQRRVVQKLVLAR; this is encoded by the coding sequence TTGGCTGACACATTCCCTCGGCAACGCTACCGCGAGATTTCCCACCGGACAGACCTTTACTGGAGGCCACACGATAACGGCCCAGGTCCGCTGCACCCAAGCCAACCCAGCGGGCGTGAGCAAGCCCTTGACATTCGCGTCTATTGGACCGGTGCCGAAAAAGCTGCTCTCCGCTCCGTCGCCTTCCGCGATTCACTGGGCGAGCTTGTGCTGGGCAAGTCCCAAAACAGCATCACCTTCCGCGACAGCCTGATCCGCGAGGCACGGCGCATCCTGCAAGGCTCCCCAACCGCTGCGCCAACCGCACCGCTCCATCCCGCTATCTTCCGCTTGGAGGTCGGGCACGAAAACCACCCCAGTGCCTACGCCGGCTACATCGCCATGGACCGGCTGATTCGTGAGACCTTCAACAAGGCCCCACACGCTACGGCCAGCGACAGCGTTGCGGCCATAAACGTCAAGGATAACCCCAACGCCCATTGGTATGAGATGAGCGACCAGCGCGAACACACCATCGAGACCTACTTCAACAACCCTTTCGACGTTGATTCGATGTTCGGAAACTTCACCACGTGGAAGCCGATGTCGAATCTCTTCACGGTCCCGCACGAGGCGGTCCCAGCAATCGGCGAGCACAACGGAGGGCGGTTCACCATTCCCGAGACGAACGTTTCGGACACGGGAATTGAGAACTATGAATCGAGCATCCAGCGGATGATGTTGGGGCGTGCCTTTGCGTGGCAGCTTCCTGGCGATGACCAGTTTCCATTTTCGGGGAACGCGTTGTCGCATCTTTCGCAAGGAGCGTTGATCTGTCGCGACCGTCGGATTCGGATGGTGCAGTATGTCGGGACCATTCGCAGCATGGACTTCCGGAAGAACAAACCACTCACCCCTGAAGACACGTTGATGGACACGATCATGAGCCATGTTCCCGAAGCTGCCGAGCTTCGCGCAATGGCCAACCTGGGCCTTGCGTGGAATGCAAAAGGGATTACGTGGTGGAATTTTGGGGATTGTAAGCTGTACAATCTTGATAGCGGCGCACGCTTTCAACAGTGTTGCATCGGCAACCGCAAATGCGACGATCTGTTCGGATTCCAGGATAACTTCGATGATACGATCCCGATCAACACCGGTGGCTACTTACTGGTTCCGGGCCTGTACGTTGGTCGCCACAATATCATGACCGAGATCCAATGGCTGAACAAAAATTGGTTCGACACCATCGGTGGACGGCTAATGTACCTTACGTGGAGAAATGCATACAGCGCTGATGCCTCGGCTCCGTGGCCCGGAAGCGAGGAACCAGCCGACAGCATCACACGCCCGTTGCCAAGCAGTGAAATCATCACCGAGGTCAAGTCGTACAAACTCAACGACACCATCCCCGACTCGACCCACCGGACGTTTGTGGAGGTTGGGTTCTTCGACAAACTTACCGGGCAAACCAGCAGCCAGCCGGACCCGAAGAAGGACACCCACTACGTTGTGGTTGTCAACCGCCGGATGTTCGAGCGTCCCGCCGACATCTCGCCAACCAGCGCACGCGGCCAACTGATGGACTCCTTAGCCGAGAACCGCCGCATCCGTCTGAAGTTCAATTTGCTGCGGAAGGACTTTGCCCAGTATGAATTCATCCATGTTCGGGAGTATGCTCCTGACCTGACCCCGTTAGCAGGAACAAGCACGCAGCGAACACCCACCTCGGTGACAATTCCTGCCGACGGCTATGCCGAGATAGCACTCCGACCCGGGGGCGCGGCGTTGCTGGAGATCGTCTATAAACAACCCGATGAAAGCCTCATTGCCGGCAAACTCCAGACCAACAACCAACACAAAATGGTCTATGTGAACGGGCGGTACTACTGCGTGTATACCAAGGACACCACCCGTTGGGTCAACTGCCCCAACATGACCCCACAGCCAATCTCCAGCAGCTTCGTCTTCCTGCGCCGCTCCTTGCCGGTGGACACAACCGGGACCATCCTTTGGGAACCGATCGAGGACTCCGTGGATTACGACGATCCCTGCAACTTCTTGACCGACAACCTCCACCCCGCACTCACCGTCCGCCGAACCGGACTCAACGGAGCCTTCACCGTCGTCACCGTCACATGGACCGCTCACGTCCGCGACACCAACAGCAACGTTGTTCGCGCCGTCTATGCTCGCGATATTGGCATTGGGTCGTTGGGCACGCGGTCCTTTGGGAACATCGAGCGCGTTGCCTACTATCACCCAACCGATCCCAACAAGGTGGCCTGCAACGATGTCCGCAACGTCTGGGGAACTCCCGTCGTCTGCCGCACATCCAATGGCTACTTTTTCGTGTACAGCTCTGCGACAGCCGGGATTGTTGCCCGCGTGCGGAAATACACACCGGGGTTGCTCTGGCCGATCACCGGAGCCTACTCCGGCTACGACAGCATCTCACTGCATAACGGTGAGCAAGGTGGCTATGGATACTCACTCTATCCTTCAGTTCCAGCGTTTGCTCACGAAGGATCAGGAGATTCCAGTTGTGGCATCGTTTGGCAGCAAGTTCATAGCCGACGGGTTGATTATAAAGATGCTTATAGTGGCGATACCATTGCATTAAACTATGAGATTCGCTACGCACGGCTGAAGCAGGTTCCCGGGGTTGGTGGCGCACCAGCTTTGGCGCAGAGCTATCGCAACTTCCGCTTTGCCAACAATGCCAACGGACCGGTGGCAATTGATGGCTACACCATCGGCTTCAACGATTACCGCAATCCCTGCATTGACCAAACCCAGGACATCTATGGCCGCCTTCAGGAGATGGTCACCTTCCAATCGCTAGAACAAAAAAATCTACCCCTGTTTACTATCAATACTAGCCAACAATACTCGACAGCATGGGACCTGTTCTATGTGCTACGAATGCGAAGCATTTACACCGATCCGCAAGAGAAGTCGTGGCTGTGGGGAGCCTTTAACTTGGTGCAATACAATAGCACCTCTTCCCGCCCCTCCGATTGGGTGTATAAGCATGGCTTGAACGCAACCGTCGGCTCCTTGAACGACCTGACCGCAGCGGTCTCCACCAGCCCCGTTGCCTTCTTCTCCATTGCCTACACCACTCCTAACAGATCAGGAATGCGCCAAACCACCGCACGCTACACCGAACCGCTTGACTCTGCACGAAAAAAAGATGCGCTGTACACCTACGGTGGGACCTATCCACAAGCCTCCTGCGCACCGCAGCACCAAGCCACACGCGAGGCGGTTCTCTACCAATCGGGCACTGGCGGGACGGTGCTTCGGACCACGCGGCAGTTCTTTGCCCGAACCCGTCCCAGCGGATACCTTGCCCATGGTCGCAGCCTTGCTTTCAGTGTGGATGATTCTTCGCAAAGTGCGTTCCATGCTTCGTTGTTCGATCTCTGGTATGCTACCGACAGCGTGTCGGTGCCGTTGCACCTTGCGGCACTGCCAAGCTACGAGCACATGGAGTTGGACAGCTTGCCGCAGGTTCCGGTGCTGTTCCGCACCGGGGCGTTCCAAGCGCACGACAGCGTTGCGATTGGGTTCTCCTTGCGCGGAGAGTTTAGCGGTGTGATTGATACGCTGAACCTATCACGAGTTCGGTTGCGTCTGGAGTTAATGGATGCGGTGGCCGACACGGTGGTGGCAGTGGTGGATTCGGGATCGGTGACGATGGCCGCGCCGCAGCATGGGCGGTCTGGAGACTCGGTGCTGGATCTTCTTTCAGGGAGCTACTACCTGCGGCTGCGGCTCGACACGATGAACATTCCGGCAGTGGTGTGGAATCCGAATGGAGCACCGAGGTATCCGGTGGTGGACCTTCACGGATGGATGGAGGATGGTGGCTTCGGGAAGGTCCGTCGTGAAGGCGCGGCCAGCAGTGCCGAAGCACGCATCTCCGCGCAGCCGAACCCATTCACGGCGACGACGGAAGTGCGGTTCAGCATTCCGGTTTCTGGCACCGCAGCGGTGCGGGTGTTCGACCCGTTGGGTCGTCCGGTGGCGGAGGTAGTTCCGGAGCAATGGATGGAGGTAGGCCGCTACGCGGTGGAGTTCGATGGAAGCGGTTTGCAGCCAGGGACCTATCTGATAGAGTTGATGCTTGACCAACGCCGCGTGGTCCAGAAATTGGTGCTGGCGCGGTAA
- a CDS encoding T9SS type A sorting domain-containing protein — translation MNTKTTIVLLLLLATASPLLHAQASDTIIPNPNAVLLRKIWMIRGETTGPNAGGMVGDGAAAIPDVTGDSLDDFLIHFGKSPLWKLFPSNKPAPDTTPIWQTIGFSTSPLTPGIGSFWGDSRKMLWIARDTCDTNQICFLRLLLFPLSKGTIADTPAFILNTHIQFCPRDVFARDLDNDGDDELILTRSCSYPEIWIYEGGPNFTTTAPTMKIGDENDNGGGLSNHSTVIADVDGDRRLDMVTGAGYGGNPKLKIWYGRDGSPWNWNSTPDRVIPSLPGFPWFSNGITSLDSDGDSIADILVNGNYLFRSASGKNFRSRSFQVDDADQQLQSPDFFVRFNAGPLNNSNHRFDMIALVRPGQDRFASSELRLFSGGPAGVNTTYDAFYSTHSDGMIAGNSFQHVVPLADCNGDGWSDLLVADPNWWGFDQGIAIILAGGPYIPNDDPSVDVQQLPAEGKSNAISLWPNPVRDQLNIAWHGGLNLPPARIAIHDLTGRLVASGTTDPSVGAAVWHADAVADGTYFLTLYDRNGAAIASKLFNKQR, via the coding sequence ATGAACACCAAAACCACCATCGTTCTCCTGCTCCTGCTTGCCACAGCAAGCCCACTACTCCACGCCCAAGCCTCCGATACCATTATCCCCAATCCCAACGCCGTTCTCCTTCGCAAAATCTGGATGATTCGCGGCGAGACTACTGGGCCCAATGCTGGTGGGATGGTCGGGGATGGGGCCGCTGCGATCCCTGATGTTACCGGAGATTCCCTTGATGATTTCCTCATCCACTTCGGCAAATCTCCCCTCTGGAAACTCTTCCCAAGCAACAAACCAGCTCCCGATACTACGCCCATCTGGCAAACTATAGGATTCAGCACTTCCCCGCTTACCCCGGGCATTGGCTCCTTCTGGGGAGATTCACGAAAAATGCTCTGGATTGCACGCGACACCTGCGACACCAACCAAATCTGCTTCCTTCGACTCCTCCTTTTCCCTCTCAGCAAAGGAACCATTGCTGATACCCCAGCGTTCATCCTCAACACTCACATCCAATTCTGCCCACGTGATGTTTTTGCTCGCGATCTTGACAACGATGGCGACGACGAGCTGATCTTGACTCGTTCGTGTAGCTACCCGGAAATCTGGATTTATGAGGGGGGACCGAACTTCACGACCACCGCGCCGACCATGAAGATTGGGGACGAGAACGACAACGGTGGCGGGCTATCGAACCACAGCACAGTGATTGCTGATGTGGATGGAGACCGGCGGTTAGATATGGTGACGGGGGCTGGGTATGGGGGCAATCCAAAACTCAAAATCTGGTACGGACGCGATGGCTCGCCGTGGAACTGGAACTCTACTCCCGATCGCGTTATCCCTTCACTCCCCGGCTTCCCATGGTTCTCCAATGGCATCACCTCTCTCGATTCCGATGGCGATTCCATTGCCGACATCCTCGTCAATGGCAATTACCTCTTCCGATCCGCTTCCGGCAAAAACTTCCGCTCCCGATCCTTCCAGGTTGACGATGCCGATCAACAACTCCAAAGCCCTGACTTCTTCGTCCGATTCAATGCCGGTCCGCTCAATAACTCCAACCACCGCTTCGACATGATCGCACTTGTGCGGCCAGGGCAAGACCGATTCGCATCCTCCGAACTCCGACTCTTTAGCGGTGGACCCGCGGGAGTCAACACCACCTATGATGCCTTCTACAGCACCCATAGCGATGGCATGATTGCAGGCAACAGCTTCCAACATGTCGTTCCACTGGCCGATTGCAACGGGGACGGATGGAGCGATCTGTTGGTAGCTGACCCCAATTGGTGGGGATTCGATCAAGGCATTGCCATCATCCTTGCTGGCGGTCCTTACATCCCCAACGATGATCCCTCTGTGGATGTTCAACAACTCCCAGCAGAGGGAAAGTCCAACGCTATCTCACTCTGGCCAAACCCTGTGCGTGACCAACTCAACATCGCTTGGCATGGAGGGTTGAACCTTCCGCCAGCTCGCATTGCCATCCACGATCTTACCGGAAGGCTTGTTGCCAGCGGAACCACCGATCCTTCGGTTGGGGCTGCCGTTTGGCACGCCGATGCGGTGGCTGATGGGACGTACTTCCTTACGTTGTATGACCGGAATGGGGCGGCCATTGCCAGTAAACTCTTCAACAAACAACGATGA
- a CDS encoding T9SS type A sorting domain-containing protein yields the protein MNTKTTIVLLLLLATTSTLLHAQSSDTILPNPNAVLLRKIWMIRGETTGPNAYTAVGQAAGALPDINNDSLSEFVVRVGKADQWRVYLGRYPYPDTIPFWTFTGDSTSPPRPAYPLFGNLKGGNQQFLCLGQHRFHDSPERYRLYIFSITNGIIEPIPSDTLDPLQTMNPPVNIAPTTGYIINLDQETGDELVLTAEVTLRNKQRSTNAELWFFKGGPDFQVNQPTKIIVDPDENDDHPYSTVFADFDGDHFLDMVIGCGYPSGPKLKIWYGRDGSPWNWNSTPDRVIHLSSNLPIGTKLIYANYDGDSLLDFAGNIHLGDNAGIYLFLSSSGKSFRNRSFALDDADLILHSSTYFVRDAVGTMNDPTKRFDMLPAIGIDPALLLFSGSRNGPDLTNEAWYSEAIQPNIFYAMRPLADCNGDGWSDLLVNDPDWWGFDQGIAVILAGGPYIPHDDPTVDVEQLPAEGKSNAISLWPNPVRDQLNIAWHGGLSLPPARIAIHDLTGRLVASGTTDPSVGAAVWHADAVADGTYFLTLYDRNGVVVASRLFSKQE from the coding sequence ATGAACACCAAAACCACCATCGTTCTTCTGCTCCTGCTTGCCACAACAAGCACACTACTCCACGCCCAATCCTCCGACACCATCCTCCCCAATCCCAACGCCGTACTCCTTCGCAAAATCTGGATGATTCGCGGCGAGACTACCGGACCCAATGCCTATACCGCTGTTGGCCAAGCCGCTGGGGCTCTTCCCGATATCAACAATGATTCCCTTAGCGAATTTGTCGTTCGCGTTGGCAAAGCCGATCAATGGAGAGTCTACCTCGGACGATACCCTTACCCCGATACCATCCCCTTTTGGACCTTTACTGGCGATTCTACCTCACCACCGCGACCCGCATATCCCCTCTTTGGTAACCTCAAAGGAGGCAACCAGCAATTCCTTTGCCTCGGGCAACATCGCTTCCACGATTCCCCCGAACGATACCGCTTGTACATCTTCTCGATCACCAACGGAATCATTGAACCGATACCAAGCGACACCTTGGACCCTTTACAAACCATGAACCCTCCTGTTAACATCGCTCCTACTACAGGCTATATCATCAACCTTGATCAGGAGACCGGCGATGAATTAGTTCTTACTGCAGAAGTCACGCTGCGGAACAAGCAGCGGAGCACCAATGCAGAACTCTGGTTCTTCAAGGGAGGTCCCGACTTCCAAGTCAACCAGCCCACCAAGATCATCGTTGACCCAGACGAAAACGATGACCATCCTTACAGCACCGTATTCGCCGACTTTGATGGCGACCACTTCCTCGACATGGTCATTGGATGTGGATACCCATCTGGACCAAAACTCAAAATCTGGTACGGACGCGATGGCTCGCCATGGAACTGGAACTCTACTCCCGATCGCGTTATCCATCTCTCAAGCAATCTCCCCATCGGAACCAAACTCATCTATGCCAACTACGATGGCGATTCCTTGCTTGACTTCGCCGGAAATATTCACCTCGGAGACAACGCCGGTATCTACCTCTTCCTCTCCTCCTCCGGCAAATCCTTCCGTAACCGTTCCTTCGCACTCGACGATGCTGATCTCATCCTGCATAGCTCTACCTACTTTGTCCGAGATGCCGTCGGAACCATGAATGACCCAACCAAACGATTCGATATGCTTCCCGCTATCGGCATTGATCCTGCCTTGCTCCTCTTCTCCGGATCACGCAATGGACCCGACCTCACCAACGAGGCTTGGTACTCCGAAGCGATTCAACCCAACATCTTCTATGCCATGCGACCACTGGCCGATTGCAACGGGGACGGATGGAGTGATCTGTTGGTCAATGACCCAGATTGGTGGGGTTTCGATCAAGGCATTGCTGTCATCCTTGCTGGTGGTCCCTACATTCCACACGATGACCCTACCGTAGATGTTGAGCAACTCCCAGCAGAGGGGAAGTCCAACGCTATTTCACTCTGGCCGAACCCTGTTCGCGATCAACTCAACATCGCTTGGCATGGAGGGCTGAGCCTTCCGCCAGCTCGCATTGCCATCCACGATCTTACCGGAAGGCTTGTTGCCAGCGGAACCACCGATCCTTCGGTGGGGGCAGCCGTTTGGCACGCTGATGCGGTGGCTGATGGGACGTACTTCCTTACGCTGTACGACCGCAATGGGGTGGTTGTGGCCAGCAGGCTGTTTAGCAAGCAAGAATGA
- a CDS encoding helix-turn-helix transcriptional regulator, translated as MQQVRRPLQRPSGHDRSADIVFGQRLRHYRLQHNLTQEQLAWSIGMSRVFISELERGIREPSLGTILRLAGALGISSATLLAEVESILSERR; from the coding sequence ATGCAGCAAGTACGGCGGCCTCTACAACGTCCCAGCGGGCATGATCGCTCTGCTGACATTGTGTTCGGACAACGATTGCGCCATTACCGCCTTCAGCACAATCTCACGCAAGAACAACTGGCATGGAGCATCGGCATGAGCCGTGTCTTTATCTCGGAACTGGAGCGTGGTATCCGTGAACCGAGTTTGGGAACAATCCTTCGCCTTGCCGGTGCCTTAGGGATTTCCTCTGCAACGCTGCTGGCGGAGGTGGAGAGCATCCTTTCCGAGCGGCGATAG